CAGGTCCTGGTCCAGTTCTTTCAGGAAGGGACTGCCCAGCAGTTTTTTATTGATGGCGTCTGCATAGGGTTGCAGGCGGGGCTGTATCTCCATGCAGAAGTAGGTGAAAGCATCTTCCAGTTCTTTATTGGTGGTATCGCAGGTCATTTTGATCTGGCGCCAGCAGGCGTCTTCGCTGACCACCGCTTCCAGTTCGCTGACGTCTTTCAGCCATTGTTCCAGGTCTGCCACGCTGTTGATGTCTCTTTGCTGCAGCGCTTCATAGTATGGCTGCAGGGCGTCCCAGGTAGTCACTTCAAACGTTTCCGGCAGAAAGTGACGGGGGAGTTTTTTTATATCTGCGTTCATGTGCTGATGTTTTACTGAATTTTTCGGATTTGGAATTTAGTCAATTTACCTCAATTCCCACAAATGAATCAGGCTTCCGTTACAGTGAAGTACTGTATGCGGAAGCCTGAAAGATATTGCTGACTTTCGAATTTTCTGATTTTCGAATTTAAATCCGAAGATCAAAAAATTTCTACATCGAAAATTACTCTTCTGTTTTTTTCTTGCGGGGTTTAGCCGCTTTTTTAGGTTCTTCACCTTCGGCAGCAGGAGCATCTTCTTTTTTAGCTTTTGCTTTCTTAGGTGCTTTTTCCTCTTCGCCTTCAGCTGCAGCAGCTTTTTTAGCGCGGGCTTTCTTAGGCTTTTCTTCGCCGGCGGCTTCTTCAGCAGCAGGTTCAGCAGCTTTTTTCTTTTTAGCAGGAGCCGGAGCTTCTTCCACTTCCACCGCTTCTTCCGCTACCTCTTCACCTTCGGCCAGGATTTCCTCAAACTTCAGCAGATCGTTCGCTTTGAGGATACCAAACCATTTCACCATTTTCTTCATATCGCTCACATATACCCTTTCGTCGTCGAATTCAGGATATACGTTTTTGAAATAAGCTTTGATCGCGTTATTATCTGCTTTACCGTCAATCAGCGGAAAAGCAGCCGCTTTTTCGTCCATGGCTTTGAATACTTCAGCCAGGTTTACGTTTTCACCGGTAGTGAAAACTTCGATACTTTCCAGTGGAGTAAAATTATGCACGCGGGAAGATACAAACCTTGTGCTTTTATCTTCCAGTGACCTAACGATGGCGCC
The Chitinophaga varians genome window above contains:
- a CDS encoding DUF5606 domain-containing protein; the encoded protein is MQYREIVAVTGLGGLFQLIASKQDGAIVRSLEDKSTRFVSSRVHNFTPLESIEVFTTGENVNLAEVFKAMDEKAAAFPLIDGKADNNAIKAYFKNVYPEFDDERVYVSDMKKMVKWFGILKANDLLKFEEILAEGEEVAEEAVEVEEAPAPAKKKKAAEPAAEEAAGEEKPKKARAKKAAAAEGEEEKAPKKAKAKKEDAPAAEGEEPKKAAKPRKKKTEE